One part of the Glycine max cultivar Williams 82 chromosome 14, Glycine_max_v4.0, whole genome shotgun sequence genome encodes these proteins:
- the LOC100810099 gene encoding uncharacterized protein At2g39795, mitochondrial → MTSSLIRTLQRASASLIRTSRPLSPHAATTRVGARTYAAEPKPEPATKSPFDSNIIRILRNEIEYQEEYAPPHQPETKFNSFTVEELRGEQVVTIKGKFGECEDIKIEATMFDGCEHVPACGDDSSGVNLRLHLSLIVDIAKGEEGDSELEFVCSAWPDCLNVEKVYMLRRSRMAARPYVGPDFRDLKAKVQETFYEYLDVRGVNNELAIFLHEYMMNKDRIELLRWMDSLKSFMER, encoded by the exons ATGACTTCTTCTCTCATTCGAACGCTCCAAAGAGCTTCTGCATCGCTCATTCGAACCTCGAGACCGTTAAGCCCACACGCTGCCACCACGCGTGTCGGAGCCAGAACCTACGCAGCAGAACCAAAACCAGAACCCGCGACCAAATCGCCCTTCGATTCCAACATCATACGAATTCTCCGAAACGAAATCGAGTACCAAGAAGAATACGCTCCTCCACACCAG CCTGAGACTAAATTCAATTCGTTTACGGTTGAAGAGCTACGTGGGGAGCAAGTGGTCACGATTAAAGGGAAATTTGGTGAATGTGAGGATATTAAAATTGAGGCTACCATGTTTGATGGGTGTGAGCATGTTCCGGCGTGTGGAGATGATAGTTCTGGGGTGAATTTGCGTCTTCACCTTAGTTTAATTGTAGATatagcaaaaggggaagaaggtGACAGTGAGTTGGAGTTTGTGTGCTCGGCGTGGCCGGATTGTTTGAATGTTGAGAAAGTTTACATGTTAAGACGCAGCCGGATGGCGGCTAGGCCTTACGTTGGACCTGATTTCAG GGACTTGAAGGCTAAGGTTCAGGAGACGTTTTACGAGTACTTGGATGTGAGGGGAGTGAATAATGAGCTTGCAATTTTCTTGCATGAATACATGATGAACAAGGATAGAATTGAACTTCTGCGGTGGATGGATAGTCTCAAGTCTTTTATGGAAAGATAG
- the LOC100810627 gene encoding deSI-like protein At4g17486 isoform X2 produces MLCKLVPRKKKPGSNPVYLNVYDLTPINGYAYWLGLGVYHSGVQVHGVEYGFGAHERDTTGIFEVEPGHCPGFTFRKSIFIGSTDMGPKDVRVFMERLADEYSGNTYHLIQKNCNHFCEDLCFRLTGKSIPRWVNRLARLGFLCNCVLPPSLNETKVRQVTLDRVQEGGEKKKMRSQSSRCPIGVWGVH; encoded by the exons ATGTTGTGTAAACTGGTTCCGCGCAAGAAAAAACCCGGTTCGAACCCGGTTTACCTTAACGTCTACGACCTAACCCCAATTAACGGTTACGCTTATTGGCTTGGCCTCGGAGTTTACCATTCTGGCGTTCAAG TTCATGGGGTTGAATATGGATTTGGAGCACATGAACGCGACACGACTGGGATTTTTGAAGTGGAGCCGGGACACTGCCCTGGATTCACCTTCAGGAAATCGATTTTCATTGGATCGACGGACATGGGACCGAAGGATGTTCGTGTGTTCATGGAGAGGCTGGCTGATGAGTATTCTGGGAACACCTACCACCTTATCCAGAAAAACTGCAACCACTTCTGCGAAGATCTTTGTTTCAGATTAACGGGAAAGTCTATTCCTCGATGGGTGAATCGGCTTGCTAGACTTG GTTTTCTTTGCAACTGTGTTCTTCCACCCAGCCTAAATGAAACAAAGGTTCGCCAAGTTACATTAGACAGGGTTCAAGAGGgaggagaaaagaagaaaatgagaagcCAGTCGAGCAG GTGTCCCATAGGAGTTTGGGGtgtccattaa
- the LOC100810627 gene encoding deSI-like protein At4g17486 isoform X1 encodes MLCKLVPRKKKPGSNPVYLNVYDLTPINGYAYWLGLGVYHSGVQVHGVEYGFGAHERDTTGIFEVEPGHCPGFTFRKSIFIGSTDMGPKDVRVFMERLADEYSGNTYHLIQKNCNHFCEDLCFRLTGKSIPRWVNRLARLGFLCNCVLPPSLNETKVRQVTLDRVQEGGEKKKMRSQSSRYEASPNPALSSSQRHCLPPSSSVINASPSSTLTVK; translated from the exons ATGTTGTGTAAACTGGTTCCGCGCAAGAAAAAACCCGGTTCGAACCCGGTTTACCTTAACGTCTACGACCTAACCCCAATTAACGGTTACGCTTATTGGCTTGGCCTCGGAGTTTACCATTCTGGCGTTCAAG TTCATGGGGTTGAATATGGATTTGGAGCACATGAACGCGACACGACTGGGATTTTTGAAGTGGAGCCGGGACACTGCCCTGGATTCACCTTCAGGAAATCGATTTTCATTGGATCGACGGACATGGGACCGAAGGATGTTCGTGTGTTCATGGAGAGGCTGGCTGATGAGTATTCTGGGAACACCTACCACCTTATCCAGAAAAACTGCAACCACTTCTGCGAAGATCTTTGTTTCAGATTAACGGGAAAGTCTATTCCTCGATGGGTGAATCGGCTTGCTAGACTTG GTTTTCTTTGCAACTGTGTTCTTCCACCCAGCCTAAATGAAACAAAGGTTCGCCAAGTTACATTAGACAGGGTTCAAGAGGgaggagaaaagaagaaaatgagaagcCAGTCGAGCAGGTATGAGGCTTCACCCAATCCTGCATTGTCTAGTAGCCAAAGACATTGCcttcctccatcttcttctGTAATTAATGCCTCTCCATCCTCAACCTTAACCGTAAAGTAA